The sequence CGCCATCTGACCTATATGGCGAAAAGGCTCGAGGCGGCGAAGTTTGACGCCTTTTTCATGGCCGACCACCTTGCCGTGCTGAATATGCCGGTCGAGGCGCTCAGGCGCAGCCACACCGTCACCTCGTTTGAACCCTTCACGCTGCTGTCCGCGCTGGCGGCGGTGACGGAACGGATCGGGCTGATCGCAACGGCCTCGACCAGCTATGACGAGCCCTATCACGTCGCGCGGCGCTTTGCCTCGCTGGATCATATTTCCGGCGGGCGCGCGGGGTGGAATATCGTCACCACCTCGAACCCTGATGCGGCGCTGAATTTCGGGCGCGAAGACCAGCCCGACCATGCCGACCGCTATGCACGGGCGCGGGAATTCTATGATGTGGTGACCGGGCTCTGGGACACATTTGCCGATGATGCCTTCACGCGCGACGTGCAAAGCGGCCAGTATTTCGACCCGGGCCGGATGCATGTGCTGGGTCACAAAGGGCCAGAGCTTTCGGTGCGCGGACCGCTGAACATCGCGCGGCCTCCGCAGGGCTGGCCAGTGATCGTGCAGGCCGGCGCCTCCGAGCCCGGTCGCCAGCTTGCGGCGGAAACCGCCGAGGCGGTGTTTGCCGCGCCGCAAAGCCTCGCCGATGGACGCGCCTTTTATGCCGATGTGAAAGCGCGGGCGGTGGCGGCGGGCCGGGCGCGCGAAGATATCGTGATCCTGCCCGGCGCCTTTGTGATCGTGGGCGAGACCATTGCCGAGGCAAAGGCGAAACGTGCCGCGCTGGACAGTCTGGTCTATTATGAAAGCGCGATTGCCTCGCTTTCGATCGCGCTCGGGATTGATGCCTCGGGCTTTGACCCGGATGCGCCTTTGCCCGAGGATCTGCCCGAGACCAACCAGTCGAAATCCAGCCGCGACCGGGTGATCGCAATGGCCCGCAGCGAGGGGCTTACCGTCCGCCAGCTGGCGCAGCGACAGGGTGGCTATTCCGGCCTTTCCTTCATCGGCACGCCCGCAAGCATTGCCGATAAGATGGAGGAATGGATCGATCAGGGCGGCTCTGACGGGTTCAACATCATGTTCCCCTTCCTGCCGGCGGGGTTGACAGATTTCACCGACCAAGTGGTGCCGGAACTGCAACGCCGCGGCCTCTTTCGCCGCGACTATGAGGGGGCGACGCTGCGCGATCATCTGGGCCTCAAACGCCCGCCGAACCGGTTTTTCCCCGGCTGAGCGAGCGTCGGGGCGCGGTTCAGCCGTTCCCGGCCAGCCCCGCCCTGAGCAGATCGCCATGATGGGCATGCGCCACATCGGGATGCGAGCGCAGGCGGCTTTTCAGATGGTTCAGCCCGACATTGCGAAAGAGCGGGTTCAGCGGGTCGACCGTCAGCCCACGCTCGCGGCTTTTCAGCGCCTCAGGAAGCGGCAGGACCGGGATCTCGGCGTCGTAATGCGCGCCGAGGAAGAAGGCGTAGGAAAACCGCTCTACCCCAGGCGGCGGCGCGATCACGTCATGCACATCGGCGCGCACGAAGCCATTGGTCGCCAGTTCCAGCAGCTCGCCTGAATTGATCACGAATGTGCCCGGCAGCGGCGGCACCTTGATCCAGTCACCATCAAGCGTCTGGACCCGCAGCCCCTCGACCTCGTCTTGCAAAAGAATGGTGATGATGCCGCCATCCTTATGCGCCCCGACACCCTGATCGGTCTCGGCCACATCGCGCCCCGGATAGCGGATCAGCTTCAGAAGCTGGGTCGGCTGCGGGTCGTAAACCGCGCGGAACGCATCCGCCTCCAGGCCAAGCGCCAGCGCAATCGCCTGCAAAAGGTCGATCCCAAGCGCCGTCACCCGTTCCTGATAGTCGAGCACCACCGGTTTCAGATCGGGCAGCGCGTCGGGCCATTGGTTGGGGCCATGCAGCCGGCTCCAGGGATCTGTACCATCCGGGAGGGGCTCGCCTTCGGTATTGAAATCGATCTGCTCGCGCCAGTCCTGCTCGCCGCGCGTATGTTCCAGCCCGGCGCGGTTATAGCCGCGAAAATGCGGCGATTTCACCATCTCGACCGCCAGCTTCTCGGCCTCGGGCAGCGCGAAAAACGCCCGTGACAGGCGTTTCAGATCCTGGATCAGTGTCTCCGGGACATCATGGCCGGTCAGGTAGAAAAACCCGTGATCATGGAGCACCGCGCGCAGTTCCTCAACGAAAGCTGCGCGGGCGTCAGGCCCGGCATGGAAACGCGAGACATCGAGAATGGGAAGGGTGCTGGACAATCTGTGCTCCTGATCCGGCGCATTGCAAGGTAAGACGCGGGGAGGAGACGGCCCCTCCCCGCCCTGGTTTTCACACCCAGGTTTCGCGGCGGATCTTTACGCGGCCTTGCGGTCGCGATTGCCCGATGCCGCCTCAAGTGCCTGTTTCAGATCGGCGATGATATCTTCCGGATGCTCGATCCCGATCGAAAGCCGCACATAGCCCGGCGTAACGCCTGCAGCGTGTTGTTCAGCTTCGGTCAGCTGCTGATGCGTGGTCGAGGCCGGATGGATCGCAAGGCTGCGCGCATCGCCGATATTCGCCACATGATGGAACAGCTGCAGCGCGTCGATGAAAGCGCGGCCGGCATCAACGCCGCCTTCCAGCTCAAACCCGATCAGTGCGCCATAGCCACCTTCCAGATAGGTATCGGCACGGCGCCGGGCCTCGCCGCCCTGCAGGCCGGGATAGATCACCTGGGTGACACCTGGCAGCGCGGCCAGGACATCCGCGACCTGACGGGCGTTTTCATTGTGCTGGCGGATGCGCAAAGGCAGCGTCTCCAGCCCCTGCAACGTCAGGAAGGCGTTTTGCGGCGCGACCGAGGCGCCGATGTCGCGCAGCAGCTTGACCCGCGCGCGCAGCACATAGGCGATGGGGCCAAGCGGTTTGGCAGCCTCGGTCCAGATCGCGCCGTGATAGGCGGCATCGGGCCGCGTCAAAAGCGGGAAACGGGCGGCATGGGCCTCCCAATCGAAATTGCCGCCATCGATGATCGCGCCGCCAATCGCGGTGCCATGGCCGCCGATATATTTAGTGGTGGAATAGACCACCACCGCCGCGCCATGTTTCAGCGGTTTCGCGGTCAGCGGCGCGGCAGTGTTGTCGAGGATCAGCGGCACGCCGATCTTGCTGCCCAGCTCGGCCACTTCGGCAATCGGGAAGACCTGAAGCTTGGGATTCGGCAGCGTCTCGCCAAACCAGGCGCGGGTTTTGTCATCGGTCGCGCGGACGAAATTCTGCGGATCGGCCTGGTCGACGAACCGTACCGCGATGCCGAACTGCTTCAGCGTATTCGACAACAGCGTGACCGTGCCGCCGTAAAGATCGGTCGAGGCGACGATATTATCGCCTGCCTGGGCGATATTCGTCAGCGCGAAAAAGGTCGCAGCCTGGCCCGAGGCCAGCGCCAGCGCCGCCGCGCCGCCTTCGATCTGCGCGAGCCGGGTTTCCAGCGCGTCAGTCGTAGGATTGCCGATGCGGGAATAGATATTGCCCAGCTCTTCCAGCGCGAAGAGCCGTGCGGCATGGGCGGTATCGTCAAACTGGAAGCTGGTATTCTGGTAGATCGGCACCGCGAGCGAGCCGGTCGCCGGATCGGTGCGCCAGGTGCCGCCATGCAGGGCGAGCGTCTCGGGGTGCAGGCTGGTCGTCGCCATCGGGATCATCCTTTCTGGTGGATCAGGGGGTCGGGCAACGGCCCGCAATGTGAGATGGCATCAGCATCGTCAAATCATCACGATTGTTTCAATCGTCTTATCGGGGGCATTCAGGGAAAGAGATTTCCTTCGCCCCTGCCCCGGCAGGAGAGTTGATCTTTTCTGCGCGAAACCGCCCCGGAACGGGAAAAACCACAGATGATTTCTTTGCCTGGCGCGGCAGCGCAGCCTGTATCTGATGTGATTCGAAAAGCAGAACCGGCGGACGACAGCAGGATTATTCTATGCGCCGCCACTGCGGCGAAAGAGAGCTGCTCTTCGATCGCGCAATTACAGAAATATCATGTAGATCAGCAAGATACTTGATATAATTCAGGCTCCGCGCTCGGATTGCCTCATGAAATCGGCAGATATCGGAGCATCTTTACATGCGCAATGAACGACTTTTCGGCCGCACCCTGCGCGGTCTTGCAGCAGCGGCGGCGCTTGCCGCAACCGCCCTTCCCGCCACAGCCGGCGGCACGCTGGACGCCATCAAAGAGCGCGGTGTGATCAAGGTCGGTGTCGGCACCACGCCGGGTTTCTTCTCGCCCGACAGCGAGGGCAAATGGCAGGGCTTCTTCATTGATTACGGCCGGGCGCTGTCCATCGCGGTCTTCAATGAAGACGGTAAGGTGGAGTTCACCAACTCTTCGCCACAGCAGCGCCTGCCCGCGCTTCAGGCCGGCGAATTTGACATCCTCCTGTCGGGCGTCACGGTCACCATCAACCGCGCCTTCAATCTCGGCTTCCATTTCGGGCCGACCGTTTTCTATGACGGCCAGGGCATCCTTGCACGCAAGGAACTCGGCGTGACCACGGCGACAGAGCTCGACGGCGCGGTGATCGGGGTGCAATCGGGCACCACGGGTGAATTGAACATCGCCGACTTCTTCCGCAAATCCGGCCATGAATTCACCCCCGTCACCATTGAAGACACGTCGGAATTCATCGCGGCGCTGGAATCGGGCCGGGTCGATGCGATCACCCAGGACAGCTCGGATCTCGTGGGCAAGCTGCAGCAGCTGAAAAACCCCGATGACTATGTGCTTCTGCCCGAACGGCTGTCGAAAGAGCCGCTTGCGCCTGCGATCAAGGCCGGTGATGACCAATGGCTCGAAATCGTCAACTGGACCGTCTATGCCACGATCCAGGCCGAAGAATGGGGCATCACCTCGGCCAATGTCGATGAATTCCTGAAATCGGAAGATCCGGCGATCCAGCGCTTCCTCGGCGTTGATCCGTCTTTGGCCGAGGCCATCGGGTTCAAGCCGGACTGGGCCTATAAGATCATCAAGACCGTGGGCAATTACGGCGAGATCTATGACCGCCACCTGACACCGCTGGGCTGGGAGCGCGGCTACAACGACATCTGGACCAATGGCGGGCTGCTTTATTCGCCGCCCTTCCGCTGAGCAGGTCAGAGAAGGTGAAGATCCCCCTCCGTGAGGCAGGGCCCAATGAGGCTGGGCGGGGCCAATCACCGCATCGGCGCGGGGTCATCCCCGCGCTGGTCGCATGGTGGGGGCCGCGCCCCTATACCCAGCTGGCGCTGGTCCTGGTCATCCTGGCCGGGCTCTGGCTTTTGGGCCAGAACATTGCCGCCGCGCTGGAGAAGGCCGGGATCTCGCCCGGCTTCGCCTTTCTGTCGCGCGCCGCCAGCTTCCAGATCGGCGAGAGCGCTATCCCCTTCTCAGCCGGCGATACCTATCTGCGCGCCATCGGCGTCGGCGTGATCAATACGCTGCGGGTGGCGCTGATCGGCTGTGTGCTGGCGGCTTTGCTCGGGACGGCGCTTGGGGTTCTTGGGCTGATGGGGAACCCGCTTCTGACCCGGCTGGTCAGGATCTATGTCGAACTGATCCGTAACACGCCGCTGTTGTTGCAGCTGTTCTTCTGGATCGCACTGGCGCGCAACCTTCCTGGACCGAAACAGGCGGTACATGGGGGCGGTATCTGGCTGACCAATCGCGGTGTCTATGTCCCAGCCCCGGTGGTCGAGGCTGGC is a genomic window of Rhodobacter sp. 24-YEA-8 containing:
- a CDS encoding LLM class flavin-dependent oxidoreductase; the encoded protein is MSRERQLHLGAFMRPVSLHTGAWRYPGAWPDANFNLRHLTYMAKRLEAAKFDAFFMADHLAVLNMPVEALRRSHTVTSFEPFTLLSALAAVTERIGLIATASTSYDEPYHVARRFASLDHISGGRAGWNIVTTSNPDAALNFGREDQPDHADRYARAREFYDVVTGLWDTFADDAFTRDVQSGQYFDPGRMHVLGHKGPELSVRGPLNIARPPQGWPVIVQAGASEPGRQLAAETAEAVFAAPQSLADGRAFYADVKARAVAAGRAREDIVILPGAFVIVGETIAEAKAKRAALDSLVYYESAIASLSIALGIDASGFDPDAPLPEDLPETNQSKSSRDRVIAMARSEGLTVRQLAQRQGGYSGLSFIGTPASIADKMEEWIDQGGSDGFNIMFPFLPAGLTDFTDQVVPELQRRGLFRRDYEGATLRDHLGLKRPPNRFFPG
- a CDS encoding isopenicillin N synthase family oxygenase, producing the protein MSSTLPILDVSRFHAGPDARAAFVEELRAVLHDHGFFYLTGHDVPETLIQDLKRLSRAFFALPEAEKLAVEMVKSPHFRGYNRAGLEHTRGEQDWREQIDFNTEGEPLPDGTDPWSRLHGPNQWPDALPDLKPVVLDYQERVTALGIDLLQAIALALGLEADAFRAVYDPQPTQLLKLIRYPGRDVAETDQGVGAHKDGGIITILLQDEVEGLRVQTLDGDWIKVPPLPGTFVINSGELLELATNGFVRADVHDVIAPPPGVERFSYAFFLGAHYDAEIPVLPLPEALKSRERGLTVDPLNPLFRNVGLNHLKSRLRSHPDVAHAHHGDLLRAGLAGNG
- a CDS encoding O-acetylhomoserine aminocarboxypropyltransferase/cysteine synthase family protein; the protein is MATTSLHPETLALHGGTWRTDPATGSLAVPIYQNTSFQFDDTAHAARLFALEELGNIYSRIGNPTTDALETRLAQIEGGAAALALASGQAATFFALTNIAQAGDNIVASTDLYGGTVTLLSNTLKQFGIAVRFVDQADPQNFVRATDDKTRAWFGETLPNPKLQVFPIAEVAELGSKIGVPLILDNTAAPLTAKPLKHGAAVVVYSTTKYIGGHGTAIGGAIIDGGNFDWEAHAARFPLLTRPDAAYHGAIWTEAAKPLGPIAYVLRARVKLLRDIGASVAPQNAFLTLQGLETLPLRIRQHNENARQVADVLAALPGVTQVIYPGLQGGEARRRADTYLEGGYGALIGFELEGGVDAGRAFIDALQLFHHVANIGDARSLAIHPASTTHQQLTEAEQHAAGVTPGYVRLSIGIEHPEDIIADLKQALEAASGNRDRKAA
- a CDS encoding amino acid ABC transporter substrate-binding protein; translated protein: MRNERLFGRTLRGLAAAAALAATALPATAGGTLDAIKERGVIKVGVGTTPGFFSPDSEGKWQGFFIDYGRALSIAVFNEDGKVEFTNSSPQQRLPALQAGEFDILLSGVTVTINRAFNLGFHFGPTVFYDGQGILARKELGVTTATELDGAVIGVQSGTTGELNIADFFRKSGHEFTPVTIEDTSEFIAALESGRVDAITQDSSDLVGKLQQLKNPDDYVLLPERLSKEPLAPAIKAGDDQWLEIVNWTVYATIQAEEWGITSANVDEFLKSEDPAIQRFLGVDPSLAEAIGFKPDWAYKIIKTVGNYGEIYDRHLTPLGWERGYNDIWTNGGLLYSPPFR